A stretch of the Thermodesulfobium sp. 4217-1 genome encodes the following:
- the aroB gene encoding 3-dehydroquinate synthase, protein MVKTLSFDSSNVSVYFNSLETFSDTIRENQYSKIVVVTHPILLDLYNIKDIFNKQNIDVVTLSEGEGTKSLSSFIDLSRIFFEKSLDRGSHVIVIGGGVLGDLCGFLCSVYMRGISFSLVPTTLLSMVDSSIGGKNGIDLDFGKNLLGSFYHPKNIFIDLSFIKSLPEREVASGMAEVVKYAILEGSSILEEVKKEKPDIGKLVELSIDIKSRYVKEDEKEITGTRALLNLGHTLGHAIEARTAFSRFTHGEAVSIGSCFAAFFSYTLGHASVEFYKEVKSLFEKYNLPTLYPHDIEIESIRQYILKDKKNISSKLRFVLPKDFSDVFIFQTDFEIVKDCLVKWIEYEKN, encoded by the coding sequence ATGGTGAAGACTTTAAGCTTTGATTCTTCCAATGTAAGTGTGTATTTTAATTCCCTTGAAACGTTTTCTGACACTATCAGGGAGAACCAATACTCAAAGATTGTAGTTGTAACGCACCCTATTTTATTGGATCTCTACAACATAAAAGACATTTTCAATAAACAAAATATTGATGTAGTTACTCTGTCAGAGGGAGAGGGAACTAAATCTTTGTCTTCATTTATAGACCTTTCAAGGATCTTTTTTGAGAAGTCTCTTGATAGAGGCTCTCATGTTATTGTAATCGGAGGAGGTGTGCTCGGCGACCTTTGTGGCTTTTTATGCTCGGTATATATGAGGGGCATATCTTTTTCGCTGGTGCCAACCACTCTTCTATCTATGGTTGACAGCTCAATTGGCGGGAAAAACGGCATTGATCTGGATTTTGGAAAGAATCTCTTGGGCAGCTTTTATCACCCGAAAAATATATTTATAGATCTCAGTTTTATTAAATCTTTGCCAGAACGAGAAGTTGCTTCGGGAATGGCAGAGGTTGTTAAGTATGCGATACTTGAGGGCTCATCCATACTTGAAGAGGTTAAAAAAGAAAAACCAGACATTGGCAAGTTAGTTGAACTCTCAATTGATATAAAGTCCAGATATGTAAAAGAGGATGAAAAGGAAATTACAGGAACAAGAGCCCTATTAAATCTTGGTCATACCCTTGGCCATGCCATAGAGGCAAGAACAGCATTTTCAAGATTTACCCATGGAGAGGCGGTTTCTATTGGAAGTTGTTTTGCTGCATTTTTCTCCTATACTCTTGGCCATGCCAGTGTAGAATTCTATAAAGAAGTTAAATCGTTGTTTGAAAAATATAATTTGCCCACTTTATATCCACATGATATTGAGATTGAATCAATTAGACAATATATATTGAAAGATAAGAAAAATATTTCTTCAAAATTAAGATTTGTTCTTCCGAAAGACTTTTCTGACGTTTTTATATTTCAGACAGATTTTGAAATTGTAAAGGATTGTCTTGTTAAATGGATAGAATATGAAAAGAATTAG